The Candidatus Saccharibacteria bacterium oral taxon 955 DNA segment AGAGTAGCAGATTTTGATAATTACTCATTTGCCGAGCAGATTGGTTTTAAGCGATTTTTAGACAACCTATCACCCGACCTGGTTCATTTTTGTATGCCTCAGCAACCTCTGCTTTATAGGGGTAAGCGAGTTACAACAGTACACGACCTGACACTCCTAAAAACCTATAACTCGGATAAGAATTGGCTAATTTTTCACCTCAAGCAACTTGTTGGACGCTGGGTATTTAAGCGCGTTGCTACAATCAGCGATCACGTCATTGCAATCAGCCAAAATACCAAGAAAGAATATCAGGAGTTTACCCAGATACCAGACGATCGCATCAGTGTTGTCTACGAGGCTGGCGAAACTCACAAGGGTAAGCTCCGTAAGTATAACATCCCCTACAAACAATTTATCATGTACGTCGGTCAACAACCCGACTACAAAAATCTGCGTCGCCTAGCCGCGGCTCACCAAGAACTCCTAGACCAATACCCTAATCTTGGCTTAGTTTTTGTTGGCCGAATGAACGAAGACACGAAACGAAACCAAGCTCACTATAAAAAACTTGGCTACAAAAATATTCATTTCACTGGCTTTATCGAGGACGACCAGCGTGACTGGTTATTCAAAAAGGCTGAGGCGTATGTATTCCCATCTCTTATGGAAGGCTTTGGCCTACCGCCACTTGAAGCAATGGCCTATGGCACACCAGTCATCTCGAGTCGAGCATCTTGTCTACCAGAGATACTCGGTAACGCCGCCGAGTATTTTGACCCAACCGATGTGACCGATATGAAACAAACCATTGACCGCGTTCTTCGTTCGCCAGAACTACGTCAGGACATGGTAAAGCGTGGTTACGCACAGGTCGCACGCTACTCTTGGCGGCGTATGGCCGAAGAAACACACGCTATCTACCTGAAGGTTCTCGACAAACAACAATAGACCGTAGCAGCATTTCCCACGGTCTATTTACTCACTAGTTACTGTCTGTAATTTTCTAAGCGCTTGCCTGAGCAATAATGATATGCCGGTCTCGCCCCTCCCCCTCTGAGTAAGTGCGTATGTCGCTATATTCACTGGCGACACGATGAACAATTCGTCGATCAGCAGCATTGATGCGTGCTATGTGGCTATTACCAGTTGCTCGAACCTCTTCGATCCATCCACGAGCTTTTTCGGCAATCTTTTCTTCTCGCTGTTTTTTATAGTCAGCGATATCGACATTTACCCGAGTTAACGATGCGTCTTTGTTGCGAAGCGCTGTTGACACTAAATACTGTAGACTTCGCAATGTTTCGGCATTACGACCAATCAGAATACTGTTTGAATCTGACGACTCTACATAAAGCTCAATAACATCTCCCTCGACATCGGCCTCTACATCAATATTCTCACCAAAAAACGAGATTATATCCTGAAGGAATGTCCTCGCAAACTCAATTGACTGCTGTTTATTCATCATACCTCCTTATCCCTTCGCCTTGATCCGCGTAATACGTGCTTCACTC contains these protein-coding regions:
- a CDS encoding KH domain-containing protein, producing MNKQQSIEFARTFLQDIISFFGENIDVEADVEGDVIELYVESSDSNSILIGRNAETLRSLQYLVSTALRNKDASLTRVNVDIADYKKQREEKIAEKARGWIEEVRATGNSHIARINAADRRIVHRVASEYSDIRTYSEGEGRDRHIIIAQASA
- a CDS encoding glycosyltransferase; the encoded protein is MHIAIDARIINSGTGTYVAKLLKYLQEIDHENDYSVLVRKKDENYWTPTAKNFTVRVADFDNYSFAEQIGFKRFLDNLSPDLVHFCMPQQPLLYRGKRVTTVHDLTLLKTYNSDKNWLIFHLKQLVGRWVFKRVATISDHVIAISQNTKKEYQEFTQIPDDRISVVYEAGETHKGKLRKYNIPYKQFIMYVGQQPDYKNLRRLAAAHQELLDQYPNLGLVFVGRMNEDTKRNQAHYKKLGYKNIHFTGFIEDDQRDWLFKKAEAYVFPSLMEGFGLPPLEAMAYGTPVISSRASCLPEILGNAAEYFDPTDVTDMKQTIDRVLRSPELRQDMVKRGYAQVARYSWRRMAEETHAIYLKVLDKQQ